One Lemur catta isolate mLemCat1 chromosome 15, mLemCat1.pri, whole genome shotgun sequence genomic window carries:
- the GGT6 gene encoding glutathione hydrolase 6 isoform X2, giving the protein MDPAAGPVLYQKLLLWEPSLESGEEEEEGETLEPLVPDPWRPQDSSGNKPGGLSRPWARIAAALLLLAVGCSLAVWQIQTKGSWTGSLGSVAPPPSGHSHRPGAYHHGAIISPAGAMFWGLFHNSSSGNTTALMPGPAQTLAPGLALPAALPTLHLLHARFGRLPWPHLLVGPTMLAQEGFLVDTLLARALAVQGTDGLCPLLCHANGTLLGPGAQATNPKLAAVLHRAALAPTSDLAGDALLSLLARDLGVEVPSAGPRPTLEPALQLPMPEGILFTTPGPSAGPELLAELEAALLSGAPKPDPCPPLLQTAMSPASSILATVDSSGSVLLLTSSLNSSFGSGHLSPKTGVLLSNLVARSAASTWACPLILRSSPDDTEADVLGMVASGTPDVARAMTRALLSHLAGPQTQAQHQHQAQQGQTENANACGQGTLLQVAAHAEHAHVSSVPSDCCPFQGF; this is encoded by the exons ATGGACCCCGCAGCAGGGCCCGTACTCTATCAGAAGCTGCTGCTCTGGGAGCCGAGCTTGGagtcaggggaggaggaagaagagggggagaCATTGGAGCCACTGGTTCCCGACCCCTGGAGGCCCCAGGACTCCTCTGG GAACAAGCCCGGTGGGCTGTCCAGACCCTGGGCCCGAATAGCagcagccctgctgctgctggccgTTGgctgctccctggctgtgtgGCAGATCCAAACCAAGGGCAGCTGGACAGGAAGCTTGGGTTCTGTGGCCCCTCCACCCAGTGGACACTCCCACCGcccaggtgcataccaccacggCGCCATCATCAGCCCTGCAG GTGCCATGTTCTGGGGCCTCTTCCACAACAGCTCCTCAGGCAATACAACTGCCCTAAtgccaggcccagcccagaccctggcccctggcctggcGCTGCCCGCAGCTCTACCTACCCTGCACTTGCTGCATGCACGCTTCGGCCGCCTGCCCTGGCCGCACCTGCTGGTGGGCCCCACCATGCTGGCTCAAGAGGGCTTCCTGGTGGACACGCTCCTGGCAAGGGCTCTGGCAGTTCAGGGCACAGATGGCCTCTGTCCACTGCTTTGCCACGCCAATGGGACactcctgggccctggggcccAAGCTACCAACCCAAAACTGGCAGCTGTGCTACACAGGGCAGCACTTGCCCCCACCTCAGACCTTGCCGGGGATGCCCTACTGAGTCTGCTGGCCAGAGACCTGGGGGTGGAGGTACCCTCCGCCGGGCCCAGGCCTACCTTGGAGCCAGCACTGCAGCTACCTATGCCTGAGGGCATCCTGTTCACCACCCCTGGCCCCTCTGCTGGCCCAGAACTGCTGGCAGAGCTGGAGGCAGCCTTACTCTCTGGGGCGCCCAAACCTGACCCCTGCCCACCACTCCTGCAAACCGCCATGAGCCCTGCCAGCAGCATTCTGGCCACCGTGGACAGCAGCGGCTCTGTGCTCCTTCTCACCTCCTCACTCAACAGCTCCTTTGGCTCTGGACACCTGTCCCCAAAAACTGGGGTTCTGCTTAGCAACCTGGTGGCCAGGTCTGCAGCTAGCACCTGGGCCTGCCCCCTCATCCTCCGCAGCAGCCCAGATGACACTGAGGCCGATGTGTTGGGGATGGTGGCTTCAGGAACCCCTGATGTGGCCAGAGCCATGACTCGGGCCTTACTCAGCCATTTGGCAGGGCCCCAAACCCAGGCCCAGCACCAGCACCAGGCCCAGCAGGGACAAACAGAGAATGCCAATGCTTGTGGCCAAGGGACCCTGCTCCAAGTGGCAGCTCATGCAGAGCATGCCCATGTCTCTAGTGTCCCCAGTGACTGCTGCCCCTTCCAGGGGTTCTAA
- the SMTNL2 gene encoding LOW QUALITY PROTEIN: smoothelin-like protein 2 (The sequence of the model RefSeq protein was modified relative to this genomic sequence to represent the inferred CDS: deleted 2 bases in 2 codons), which produces MEPAPDAEEARSVREALGRYEAALEGAVRALHEDMQGLQRGVERRVAEALRLAGPLARTVAELQRDNQRLQAQLERLTRQVEALGLASGLSPAPGTPSPPPAPGVPDRAPRLGTARFASHATFSLSGRGQSVDHDEASELEMRRSSNSCVIENGHQPGAGPGDGPPEVAHTFPAPEPPKPRPVSLSLRLPHQPVTAVTRVSERFSGETSAAALSPTSAAILGGLTPSPSEVPTPWTPSPSEKNSPFTGSLSSSGFGAVAASKRSDSPPLVTPPQSPASPQPPATTQVHRRGERRRELVRSQTLPRTSGAQARKALFEKWEQDTGGKGRGEARAKLKRSQSFGVASASSIKQILLEWCRSKTLGYQHVDLQNFSSSWSDGMAFCALVHSFFPDAFDYNSLSPTQRQKNFELAFTMAENLANCERLIEVEDMMVMGRKPDPMCVFTYVQSLYNHLRRFE; this is translated from the exons ATGGAGCCAGCCCCCGACGCCGAGGAGGCGCGCTCTGTGCGCGAGGCGCTGGGCCGCTATGAGGCGGCGCTGGAGGGCGCAGTGCGCGCCCTGCACGAGGACATGCAGGGGCTGCAGCGCGGCGTGGAGCGGCGCGTGGCCGAGGCGCTGCGCCTGGCCGGCCCGTTGGCGCGCACCGTGGCCGAGCTGCAGCGCGACAACCAGCGGCTGCAGGCGCAGCTCGAGCGCCTGACGCGCCAGGTGGAGGCGCTGGGCTTGGCGAGCGGGCTGTCCCCCGCGCCCGGCACGCCCAGCCCCCCGCCTGCGCCCGGGGTTCCGGACCGCGCGCCCCGCCTGGGCACCGCACGCTTCGCCAGCCACGCCACCTTCTCGCTGTCGGGCCGCGGCCAG AGCGTGGATCATGACGAAGCCAGTGAGTTGGAGATGAGAAGGAGCTCAAACTCGTGTGTCATCGAGAATGGGCACCAGCCGGGGGCAG GTCCCGGTGATGGACCCCCTGAGGTTGCCCACACCTTCCCAGCACCGGAGCCCCCCAAGCCTCGCCCTGTGAGCCTCTCCTTGCGGCTTCCCCACCAGCCCGTCACAGCTGTCACCCGAGTCTCTGAGAGGTTCTCTGGGGAGACCTCAGCTGCAGCTCTATCGCCCACATCTGCTGCCATCCTGGGGGGCCTCACCCCAAGCCCCAGTGAGGTCCCCACACCCTGGACCCCCAGTCCCAGCG AGAAGAATTCCCCTTTCACGGGGTCTTTGTCGAGCTCTGGCTTTGGGGCGGTGGCAGCAAGCAAACGCAGTGACAG CCCACCGCTGGTGACGCCTCCCCAGTCGCCCGCGTCCCCGCAGCCACCAGCCACGACTCAGGTCCATCGC CGGGGGGAGCGTCGCAGGGAGCTGGTGAGGTCGCAGACGCTG CCCCGCACCTCGGGGGCGCAGGCCCGGAAGGCGCTGTTTGAGAAGTGGGAGCAGGATACGGGGGGCAA ggggagaggggaggcccgGGCCAAGCTGAAGCGGTCACAGAGCTTTGGCGTGGCCAGTGCCAGCAGCATCAAGCAGATCCTGCTCGAGTGGTGTCGCAGCAAGACCCTGGGCTACCAG CACGTGGACCTGCAGAACTTCTCCTCCAGCTGGAGCGACGGCATGGCCTTCTGCGCCCTGGTGCACTCCTTCTTCCCTGACGCCTTCGACTATAACAGCCTGAGCCCCACGCAGCGGCAGAAGAACTTTGAGCTGGCCTTCACCATGGCCGA
- the GGT6 gene encoding glutathione hydrolase 6 isoform X1 — protein sequence MDPAAGPVLYQKLLLWEPSLESGEEEEEGETLEPLVPDPWRPQDSSGNKPGGLSRPWARIAAALLLLAVGCSLAVWQIQTKGSWTGSLGSVAPPPSGHSHRPGAYHHGAIISPAATCSHLGQELLVAGGNVVDAGVGAALCLAVVHPHATGLGAMFWGLFHNSSSGNTTALMPGPAQTLAPGLALPAALPTLHLLHARFGRLPWPHLLVGPTMLAQEGFLVDTLLARALAVQGTDGLCPLLCHANGTLLGPGAQATNPKLAAVLHRAALAPTSDLAGDALLSLLARDLGVEVPSAGPRPTLEPALQLPMPEGILFTTPGPSAGPELLAELEAALLSGAPKPDPCPPLLQTAMSPASSILATVDSSGSVLLLTSSLNSSFGSGHLSPKTGVLLSNLVARSAASTWACPLILRSSPDDTEADVLGMVASGTPDVARAMTRALLSHLAGPQTQAQHQHQAQQGQTENANACGQGTLLQVAAHAEHAHVSSVPSDCCPFQGF from the exons ATGGACCCCGCAGCAGGGCCCGTACTCTATCAGAAGCTGCTGCTCTGGGAGCCGAGCTTGGagtcaggggaggaggaagaagagggggagaCATTGGAGCCACTGGTTCCCGACCCCTGGAGGCCCCAGGACTCCTCTGG GAACAAGCCCGGTGGGCTGTCCAGACCCTGGGCCCGAATAGCagcagccctgctgctgctggccgTTGgctgctccctggctgtgtgGCAGATCCAAACCAAGGGCAGCTGGACAGGAAGCTTGGGTTCTGTGGCCCCTCCACCCAGTGGACACTCCCACCGcccaggtgcataccaccacggCGCCATCATCAGCCCTGCAG CCACGTGCTCACACCTGGGACAAGAGCTGCTTGTTGCTGGGGGCAATGTCGTGGATGCAGGAGTTGGTGCTGCTTTGTGCCTGGCGGTGGTGCATCCTCATGCCACAGGGCTAG GTGCCATGTTCTGGGGCCTCTTCCACAACAGCTCCTCAGGCAATACAACTGCCCTAAtgccaggcccagcccagaccctggcccctggcctggcGCTGCCCGCAGCTCTACCTACCCTGCACTTGCTGCATGCACGCTTCGGCCGCCTGCCCTGGCCGCACCTGCTGGTGGGCCCCACCATGCTGGCTCAAGAGGGCTTCCTGGTGGACACGCTCCTGGCAAGGGCTCTGGCAGTTCAGGGCACAGATGGCCTCTGTCCACTGCTTTGCCACGCCAATGGGACactcctgggccctggggcccAAGCTACCAACCCAAAACTGGCAGCTGTGCTACACAGGGCAGCACTTGCCCCCACCTCAGACCTTGCCGGGGATGCCCTACTGAGTCTGCTGGCCAGAGACCTGGGGGTGGAGGTACCCTCCGCCGGGCCCAGGCCTACCTTGGAGCCAGCACTGCAGCTACCTATGCCTGAGGGCATCCTGTTCACCACCCCTGGCCCCTCTGCTGGCCCAGAACTGCTGGCAGAGCTGGAGGCAGCCTTACTCTCTGGGGCGCCCAAACCTGACCCCTGCCCACCACTCCTGCAAACCGCCATGAGCCCTGCCAGCAGCATTCTGGCCACCGTGGACAGCAGCGGCTCTGTGCTCCTTCTCACCTCCTCACTCAACAGCTCCTTTGGCTCTGGACACCTGTCCCCAAAAACTGGGGTTCTGCTTAGCAACCTGGTGGCCAGGTCTGCAGCTAGCACCTGGGCCTGCCCCCTCATCCTCCGCAGCAGCCCAGATGACACTGAGGCCGATGTGTTGGGGATGGTGGCTTCAGGAACCCCTGATGTGGCCAGAGCCATGACTCGGGCCTTACTCAGCCATTTGGCAGGGCCCCAAACCCAGGCCCAGCACCAGCACCAGGCCCAGCAGGGACAAACAGAGAATGCCAATGCTTGTGGCCAAGGGACCCTGCTCCAAGTGGCAGCTCATGCAGAGCATGCCCATGTCTCTAGTGTCCCCAGTGACTGCTGCCCCTTCCAGGGGTTCTAA